A section of the candidate division KSB1 bacterium genome encodes:
- a CDS encoding thiol-disulfide oxidoreductase DCC family protein encodes MKSAIEDHKENPNLIVLFDGVCALCDRTVQFLLKRDKQGVLKFAPLQGPTAAAILKRHPEIEDNTRSVIFVQNYDTAREFISVRSQAILDCVSTLGGVWRVASGLRIVPLFLRDGFYNFIARKRYRWFGKYEECIVPPPEMKERFME; translated from the coding sequence ATGAAATCAGCAATCGAAGACCATAAAGAAAATCCAAATTTAATCGTCCTGTTTGACGGCGTTTGTGCCCTTTGTGATCGGACGGTTCAGTTTCTACTCAAAAGAGACAAACAAGGTGTCCTGAAATTCGCCCCGTTACAAGGACCAACTGCTGCGGCAATTCTGAAACGGCATCCGGAAATTGAGGATAATACACGGAGTGTAATTTTTGTGCAAAATTATGATACTGCCAGGGAATTTATCTCAGTTAGATCTCAGGCGATCCTCGATTGTGTATCAACTCTCGGTGGTGTTTGGCGAGTTGCCTCGGGACTGAGAATTGTTCCGCTTTTTCTGAGGGATGGGTTTTATAATTTTATTGCCCGGAAGCGTTATCGTTGGTTTGGAAAATATGAGGAGTGCATTGTGCCGCCACCAGAGATGAAGGAGAGGTTTATGGAGTAG
- a CDS encoding four helix bundle protein, with amino-acid sequence MRDFRKQQVWVKSHRLTLKVYEITATFPREELYSLTSQIRRACASIPTNIAEGCGRETDLDFARFLQIAMGSASEVEYLFMLANSLDFIENIQYNELNEEIVEIKKMLTSFIKTLRSGS; translated from the coding sequence ATGAGAGATTTTAGAAAACAACAGGTTTGGGTAAAGTCTCATCGTCTGACTTTAAAAGTTTATGAAATCACCGCAACTTTTCCACGCGAAGAACTTTATAGTTTAACCAGTCAAATTAGACGGGCGTGTGCTTCCATTCCAACTAATATTGCAGAAGGGTGTGGTAGGGAAACCGACCTGGATTTCGCACGATTTCTTCAAATTGCAATGGGTTCAGCCTCGGAGGTAGAATATTTGTTCATGCTGGCCAACAGTCTTGATTTCATAGAAAACATTCAGTACAATGAGCTAAATGAGGAGATTGTAGAAATTAAAAAAATGCTCACATCTTTCATAAAGACGCTCAGAAGCGGATCATAA